In Vairimorpha necatrix chromosome 8, complete sequence, a single window of DNA contains:
- a CDS encoding putative SP-containing protein encodes MLIQSFFSSFLCTDVSYLIISRDITHNHAFLYIDKAFWEKYTFTLYLQNDFKKKEYAFDECYEEDKAFVDNIMANFYKDTVKNYKNKKLIISEIADILERTKKFVLGITKENTEKFSAEFDFSDQCVLVFKITNENFVYKQFFPGFTFPNGERFNYNSTNPKTREGEIDYTSDSVIYAYDSNVSKNEEWEIVHQFLENSENRVKTRIRSFDNNDEYIRDVIIFDPSLYKTFEQ; translated from the coding sequence ATGCTCATTCAATCCTTCTTTTCTTCATTTCTTTGTACCGATGTGTCATATCTGATTATTTCTAGAGATATAACACACAACCAtgcttttctttatattgaCAAAGCATTTTGGGAAAAATACACATTCACGTTGTACCTGCAAAacgattttaaaaaaaaagaatacgCTTTTGACGAATGTTATGAAGAAGACAAGGCTTTCGTTGATAATATCATGGCCAATTTCTACAAAGATacagtaaaaaattataaaaacaaaaaactaataataTCTGAAATAGCAGATATTCTAGAAAGAACTAAAAAGTTCGTACTGGGGATTACTAAAGAAAATACTGAAAAGTTTTCTGCTGAGTTTGATTTTTCAGATCAATGTGTTCTGGTGTTTAAGATaacaaatgaaaattttgtatataagCAATTTTTTCCTGGTTTTACTTTTCCAAATGGTGAGagatttaattataattcgACTAATCCTAAAACTAGAGAAGGTGAAATTGACTACACTTCTGATTCGGTTATATATGCATATGATAGTAATGTGTccaaaaatgaagaatGGGAAATTGTACAtcaatttttagaaaattcagAAAATCGTGTAAAAACGAGAATACGAAGTTTTGATAATAATGATGAATATATAAGAGATGTAATCATATTTGATCCTAGTctttataaaacttttgaacaataa